In Nymphaea colorata isolate Beijing-Zhang1983 chromosome 3, ASM883128v2, whole genome shotgun sequence, a genomic segment contains:
- the LOC116251542 gene encoding protein LATERAL ORGAN BOUNDARIES-like — protein MLAISSSSSPCAACKFLRRKCTPECIFAPYFPPDNPQKFANVHKVFGASNVSKLLNELHPSQREDAVNSLAYEAEARLSDPVYGCVGIISLLQHQLKQLQIDLAAARTELSRYTAATGMTGPLPASIFQAAAMAAHQQQQYYHQNITGTGSLRIGVGFAPSSREQLYRDQQHILESQQMAAAAAALVAAREQQEMTRNYDNSEIARFRNSGNEHGISGGGSGGGGGGGGVGFNHLALSSPPSSGYMNQFPAEQRTRGGEE, from the exons ATGCTCG CGATATCGTCTTCGAGTTCCCCCTGTGCGGCGTGCAAGTTTTTGAGGCGTAAATGCACGCCGGAATGCATCTTTGCTCCTTACTTCCCGCCCGATAATCCCCAGAAGTTCGCCAATGTCCACAAGGTGTTCGGCGCGAGCAATGTCAGCAAGCTGCTCAACGAGCTCCATCCAAGCCAGCGGGAGGACGCTGTCAATTCCCTTGCCTACGAAGCTGAGGCTCGGCTCAGTGACCCCGTCTATGGGTGTGTCGGGATAATCTCGTTGCTCCAGCATCAGCTCAAACAGCTCCAGATTGACCTCGCTGCCGCAAGAACGGAGCTCTCCCGTTACACGGCTGCCACTGGCATGACGGGCCCTCTTCCAGCATCCATCTTCCAAGCAGCAGCTATGGCGGCGCACCAGCAGCAGCAATACTACCATCAAAACATAACTGGGACGGGATCTCTGCGGATTGGGGTGGGTTTTGCTCCCTCGTCGAGAGAGCAGTTGTACAGGGACCAACAGCATATTCTAGAGTCTCAACAGATGGCCGCAGCTGCTGCAGCATTGGTGGCTGCTAGAGAACAGCAAGAGATGACGAGAAACTATGATAATAGCGAAATCGCAAGGTTCAGAAACTCAGGAAACGAACACGGCATCAGTGGAGGAggaagtggtggtggtggtggtggtggtggagtgGGGTTCAACCATTTGGCTCTGTCGTCACCACCGTCATCTGGGTATATGAATCAGTTTCCGGCTGAGCAGCGGACGAGAGGAGGCGAGGAGTAG